One window of Scheffersomyces stipitis CBS 6054 chromosome 1, whole genome shotgun sequence genomic DNA carries:
- the ADD2.4 gene encoding ATP-dependent DNA helicase, producing MAMNEMMAAQKPRVVGMPQTSYNWDQRDIDRCLEINSVDKFDIKSLQYFRRRLSRLNDLFFYMILLTCGSPYRLTELYSVLIRNEERLGSNVFVADGMLGLFTNNGKNSMKYSRERPILKMLPEEVSECLAHYIYFVRPFEHTLVEYQEQTGSLSHTEFKKLSDKYKLHLFVGEKQIKNSTTLGKSFRKFINKTTPKLRGIMYGEIRQVLSYFVGANVSGMIGLQIKIDNTLAEQAGHSFSRFVESYATNRDGYNHVMLQRMRDCSAAWHTCLEMSTLQIFTPSVFTRNEPPKLTGEELIEAGRQMFGQHFKFKDGQQQATSDVANCFSMMVAIDSGKTTCCIIAMLAERTHSLRQTDRGKKTHCVTIFVVPYISTLNSTIRQLTENFNVRTFDGSVGQVNDYDVLLMSLEDGHLRYLNQVVRHFQSTNYQGKTYLRRVVVDDAHILQMKQYVVDGNKNVPVVFLTSFLPQKEDATMSRLFNINSLVRVSSQEPLLPHKEFTLFKKPNTTSICQTVLEKVRSFGSAIVIAESSDKVSYLVSQMADEVPCIGIYGSPVSRTAALNKMASENIRVVVTTAEAVVGLHMLKPTTVLFAYSINNPIELLVGSQMSSGKVDMVLLNFYSSEFQRDLLDTCVNLMVTRHMRLTEQTCYEAGKERCHACVKKRRHA from the coding sequence ATGGCCATGAATGAGATGATGGCAGCACAAAAACcaagagttgttggaatgCCTCAAACTAGTTACAACTGGGATCAAAGGGATATCGACAGATGCTTGGAAATTAACCTGGTTGATAAGTTTGACATCAAGAGTCTTCAGTATTTCCGTCGCCGACTCTCTAGattgaacgacttgtttTTTTAcatgatcttgttgacgTGTGGGTCTCCGTATCGTTTAACGGAATTATACCTGGTTCTTATTCgtaatgaagaaagattggGAAGTAATGTGTTTGTTGCTGATGGGATGCTTGGACTCTTtaccaacaatggaaaGAACAGTATGAAGTATAGTCGAGAACGTCCTATTCTCAAGATGTTGCCCGAAGAGGTGTCAGAGTGCTTGGCTCACTATATCTATTTTGTCCGGCCATTCGAACACACTCTTGTCGAATACCAAGAACAAACCGGTTCATTGAGCCACACagagttcaagaaactaAGTGATAAATACAAGCTCCATTTGTTCGTGGGAGAGAAACAAATCAAAAACAGCACTACTCTTGGAAAATCGTTCCGTAAGTTCATAAATAAAACAACTCCAAAGCTTAGAGGAATCATGTACGGTGAAATAAGACAAGTGCTTTCATATTTTGTTGGGGCGAACGTCTCTGGGATGATTGGATTACAGATCAAGATTGACAACACCCTTGCCGAACAGGCTGGGCATTCGTTTAGTAGGTTTGTCGAAAGTTACGCCACAAATAGAGATGGTTACAATCATGTAATGCTTCAACGAATGAGAGACTGTCTGGCAGCCTGGCATACGTGTTTGGAGATGAGTACTCTTCAGATATTTACGCCTAGCGTATTTACTAGGAACGAACCACCGAAATTGACAGGTGAAGAACTTATAGAGGCTGGCAGACAGATGTTTGGACAAcacttcaagttcaaggatGGCCAGCAACAGGCTACATCGGATGTGGCCAATTGCTTCAGTATGATGGTGGCTATTGACCTGGGTAAGACGACTTGTTGCATTATTGCGATGTTGGCGGAGCGTACCCACAGTCTTCGCCAGACCGACCGAGGTAAAAAGACTCACTGTGTTACGATATTTGTGGTACCTTACATTTCTACACTCAACTCCACCATCCGCCAATTGACCGAAAATTTCAATGTGCGTACGTTTGATGGCTCTGTTGGACAGGTCAACGACTATGATGTGCTATTGATGCTGCTTGAAGACGGCCACCTTAGATATCTTAATCAGGTAGTCAGACATTTTCAGTCTACGAACTATCAAGGCAAGACCTATCTCCGCCGGGTAGTGGTTGACGATGCCCATATCTTGCAGATGAAACAATATGTGGTCGATGGAAACAAAAATGTACCTGTTGTATTTTTGACGTCATTTCTTCCACAGAAGGAAGACGCTACGATGAGTAGATTATTTAATATCAATTCCTTGGTAAGAGTGTCGTCACAGGAACCACTCTTACCACATAAAGAATTcactcttttcaagaagccTAATACCACTTCAATATGTCAGACGGTTCTAGAAAAAGTTAGGAGTTTCGGTTCGGCAATTGTGATTGCTGAGTCTTCTGATAAAGTGTCATACTTGGTAAGTCAAATGGCCGATGAGGTTCCATGTATAGGTATCTACGGATCCCCAGTCAGCAGAACAGCTGCTTTGAATAAGATGGCCAGTGAGAATATCAGGGTTGTGGTTACTACGGCAGAAGCAGTGGTGGGTCTTCATATGTTGAAACCTACAACCGTCTTGTTTGCATATTCGATTAATAATCCAATAGAATTGCTTGTTGGCAGTCAAATGAGCAGTGGAAAGGTAGACATGGTATTGCTCAACTTTTATTCGTCTGAGTTTCAACGAGACTTGTTGGATACTTGTGTTAATTTAATGGTGACGAGACATATGCGTTTAACGGAACAAACTTGTTATGAGGCTGGTAAGGAGCGGTGTCATGCTTGTgtcaaaaagagaagacatgcttga